A region of Shewanella psychromarinicola DNA encodes the following proteins:
- a CDS encoding rhodanese-like domain-containing protein, protein MFKKSMLLSVKIILALLVMLSAAIMPTWATEQEPSVAWEKIDRGVTLIDVRTVEEFAAGHIDGAINIPFDQIVPELAKLNLAKDTDLVLYCHSGRRSGIAQESLVKQGYSNTYNAGGFDTLMSSR, encoded by the coding sequence GTGTTTAAAAAATCTATGCTCTTGTCTGTTAAAATCATATTGGCGCTATTAGTCATGTTATCGGCAGCAATAATGCCAACTTGGGCAACAGAGCAAGAGCCTAGCGTTGCATGGGAAAAAATAGATCGCGGTGTCACGTTAATTGATGTTCGCACTGTTGAAGAGTTTGCTGCGGGGCATATTGACGGTGCGATTAACATTCCATTTGATCAAATAGTGCCAGAACTTGCAAAACTTAACTTGGCCAAAGATACTGACCTTGTATTATATTGCCATAGCGGTCGCCGTAGTGGTATTGCACAGGAATCATTAGTAAAACAAGGTTACAGCAACACCTATAACGCTGGCGGTTTCGACACTTTGATGTCATCACGATAA
- a CDS encoding YgaP family membrane protein, with product MSVERSIMAFAGFMVLLSIVLTATVSPHFVWLTVFVGANLFQSAFTGFCPAAMVMKKFGIKTAAEIALNK from the coding sequence ATGTCAGTAGAGAGAAGTATTATGGCCTTTGCAGGCTTCATGGTTTTATTATCCATTGTGTTAACCGCAACCGTCAGTCCACATTTTGTCTGGCTAACCGTGTTTGTAGGCGCTAATCTATTCCAGAGTGCCTTCACAGGCTTTTGTCCTGCGGCAATGGTCATGAAAAAATTTGGGATCAAAACCGCGGCAGAAATAGCCTTAAATAAATAA